One window from the genome of Procambarus clarkii isolate CNS0578487 chromosome 90, FALCON_Pclarkii_2.0, whole genome shotgun sequence encodes:
- the LOC123746514 gene encoding nuclear receptor subfamily 4 group A member 2 isoform X1, whose translation MRDLWYETYLDLDQLTDTGLSTARLGDLALPHLTSNHLTFSTVTSTTPSPPTQALAPFKYSPASPDLPIDFDYNSGVDVTQESPIVPDDTPAAPHPPFTPPHSHAHNMLVLQPQQSLLHPSVAEALSASYGLTSSFGDDSLSGTTSDEFKLGTAFTATPAPSYGEGGSEGPFSEVFQAEYLLSAPPLEDLKPVITHPPSGTPPPGSPGHAASTPLSSSAAAAAALPSFQETYSPRYRPLGSAEVFTFKTDEGRPIEYPQPPPAHQAFAQATQQQQQAQLQQQQAQLPQQQQQQQQQPTASFEAYAHAPQVYARPAPYPSPSVPVSHAYSGPTKTFSGEFYPSAPTYDPLQPLHPEQYLRPSTSHHYTEMGVPSTSSTPPMSFLGRKGPGEHIDPGLMRLHAPPMSAGRQVSEQKPQSPAQLCAVCGDTAACQHYGVRTCEGCKGFFKRTVQKNAKYVCLADKNCPVDKRRRNRCQFCRFQKCLVVGMVKEVVRTDSLKGRRGRLPSKPKSPQESPPSPPVSLITALVRAHVDTTPDVSNLDYSQYREPSNGAESPSTEAERIQQFYSLLTSSIEIIRHFAEKIPGYHDLAREDQDLLFQSASLELFVLRVAYRLVNNPEDTKFVFDSGRVLHRSQCDRSFGEWLQGILDFSASLKAMDLDISAFACLSALTIITERHGLKDTKKVEQLQMKIISSLRDHVTYNAEAQKKPHYFSRILGKLPELRSLSVQGLQRIFYLKLEDLVPAPQLIENMFVSSLPF comes from the exons GCGTGGACGTGACTCAAGAAAGCCCAATCGTCCCGGACGATACGCCAGCCGCGCCCCACCCCCCCTTCACGccaccccacagccacgcccataaCATGCTCGTCCTCCAACCACAG CAGTCGCTCCTCCACCCTAGTGTGGCTGAGGCATTATCAGCATCATACGGCCTCACATCTTCCTTCGGCGACGACTCTCTCAGCGGGACGACCAGTGATGAATTTAAATTAGGAACTGCATTCACAGCGACACCGGCTCCCAGCTATGGTGAAGGCGGTAGCGAGGGCCCCTTTAGTGAAGTCTTCCAGGCCGAGTATCTGCTGTCAGCGCCGCCCCTGGAAGATCTGAAACCTGTCATCACTCATCCGCCATCTGGAACTCCGCCCCCAGGTTCTCCTGGTCATGCAGCCTCCACGCCCTTGTCATCGTCAGCAGCTGCAGCCGCGGCTCTTCCTAGCTTTCAGGAAACCTATTCTCCACGGTACAGACCGTTGGGCTCTGCTGAAGTTTTCACATTTAAAACCGATGAGGGTAGGCCTATAGAAtacccacaacctccaccagcTCATCAGGCGTTCGCCCAGGCtacccaacagcaacaacaagcacagttacagcagcaacaggcacaacttcctcagcagcagcaacagcaacagcagcagccaaCAGCGTCTTTTGAGGCGTACGCTCACGCTCCACAGGTGTACGCTCGGCCGGCACCATACCCAAGTCCCTCCGTGCCTGTCAGCCACGCCTACAGTGGTCCCACCAAGACCTTCAGTGGGGAGTTTTATCCCTCTGCCCCTACCTATGATCCTCTTCAGCCTCTCCACCCCGAGCAATACCTACGACCTTCCACATCTCACCACTACACTGAAATGGGAGTACCTTCCACTTCCAGCACCCCGCCCATGTCTTTCCTTGGCCGCAAGGGACCCGGAGAACATATTGACCCTGGTCTAATGCGGCTGCATGCTCCTCCTATGAGTGCTGGCCGCCAAGTTTCGGAGCAGAAGCCACAGTCACCAGCACAACTGTGCGCCGTGTGTGGAGACACTGCTGCCTGCCAACATTACGGTGTTCGGACCTGTGAAGGCTGCAAAGGATTCTTTAAACGTACCGTCCAGAAAAATGCCAAGTATGTGTGCCTTGCCGACAAGAATTGTCCTGTTGACAAGCGACGTAGAAATCGGTGTCAGTTCTGCCGTTTTCAGAAATGTCTGGTCGTCGGCATGGTGAAGGAAGTAGTCAGGACTGACAGCCTGAAAGGTCGGCGAGGTCGTCTACCTAGTAAGCCCAAGAGCCCACAGGAGTCCCCCCCGTCACCGCCTGTCTCACTGATCACGGCTTTAGTAAGGGCACATGTCGACACCACTCCGGATGTCTCCAACCTCGACTATTCACAGTACAGAGAACCTTCCAATGGTGCCGAGTCGCCCTCCACGGAGGCAGAAAGAATACAGCAATTCTACTCATTACTCACCTCTAGCATTGAGATCATCCGACACTTTGCAGAGAAAATTCCAGGCTACCATGACTTGGCCCGCGAAGACCAGGATCTTCTGTTCCAGTCGGCATCTCTCGAACTCTTTGTTTTAAGAGTTGCTTATAGACTTGT AAACAACCCCGAAGACACCAAGTTTGTGTTCGACAGTGGCAGAGTACTGCACAGGTCTCAGTGTGACCGCTCTTTTGGGGAGTGGCTACAAGGTATTCTCGACTTCTCCGCCTCGCTGAAAGCAATGGATCTCGACATATCTGCATTTGCCTGTCTCTCAGCACTCACAATCATTACAG AGAGACACGGACTTAAGGATACCAAGAAAGTGGAACAGCTACAAATGAAGATTATCAGCTCCTTGAGAGATCACGTCACCTACAATGCGGAGGCACAGAAGAAGCCCCACTATTTCTCACGCATTCTCGGCAAACTACCCGAGCTGCGGTCCCTCTCTGTTCAGGGCCTACAGCGGATCTTCTACCTCAAGTTGGAAGACCTGGTCCCTGCCCCTCAACTCATAGAGAATATGTTCGTCTCTAGCCTTCCCTTCTGA
- the LOC123746514 gene encoding nuclear receptor subfamily 4 group A member 2 isoform X2 produces MRDLWYETYLDLDQLTDTGLSTARLGDLALPHLTSNHLTFSTVTSTTPSPPTQALAPFKYSPASPDLPIDFDYNSGVDVTQESPIVPDDTPAAPHPPFTPPHSHAHNMLVLQPQSLLHPSVAEALSASYGLTSSFGDDSLSGTTSDEFKLGTAFTATPAPSYGEGGSEGPFSEVFQAEYLLSAPPLEDLKPVITHPPSGTPPPGSPGHAASTPLSSSAAAAAALPSFQETYSPRYRPLGSAEVFTFKTDEGRPIEYPQPPPAHQAFAQATQQQQQAQLQQQQAQLPQQQQQQQQQPTASFEAYAHAPQVYARPAPYPSPSVPVSHAYSGPTKTFSGEFYPSAPTYDPLQPLHPEQYLRPSTSHHYTEMGVPSTSSTPPMSFLGRKGPGEHIDPGLMRLHAPPMSAGRQVSEQKPQSPAQLCAVCGDTAACQHYGVRTCEGCKGFFKRTVQKNAKYVCLADKNCPVDKRRRNRCQFCRFQKCLVVGMVKEVVRTDSLKGRRGRLPSKPKSPQESPPSPPVSLITALVRAHVDTTPDVSNLDYSQYREPSNGAESPSTEAERIQQFYSLLTSSIEIIRHFAEKIPGYHDLAREDQDLLFQSASLELFVLRVAYRLVNNPEDTKFVFDSGRVLHRSQCDRSFGEWLQGILDFSASLKAMDLDISAFACLSALTIITERHGLKDTKKVEQLQMKIISSLRDHVTYNAEAQKKPHYFSRILGKLPELRSLSVQGLQRIFYLKLEDLVPAPQLIENMFVSSLPF; encoded by the exons GCGTGGACGTGACTCAAGAAAGCCCAATCGTCCCGGACGATACGCCAGCCGCGCCCCACCCCCCCTTCACGccaccccacagccacgcccataaCATGCTCGTCCTCCAACCACAG TCGCTCCTCCACCCTAGTGTGGCTGAGGCATTATCAGCATCATACGGCCTCACATCTTCCTTCGGCGACGACTCTCTCAGCGGGACGACCAGTGATGAATTTAAATTAGGAACTGCATTCACAGCGACACCGGCTCCCAGCTATGGTGAAGGCGGTAGCGAGGGCCCCTTTAGTGAAGTCTTCCAGGCCGAGTATCTGCTGTCAGCGCCGCCCCTGGAAGATCTGAAACCTGTCATCACTCATCCGCCATCTGGAACTCCGCCCCCAGGTTCTCCTGGTCATGCAGCCTCCACGCCCTTGTCATCGTCAGCAGCTGCAGCCGCGGCTCTTCCTAGCTTTCAGGAAACCTATTCTCCACGGTACAGACCGTTGGGCTCTGCTGAAGTTTTCACATTTAAAACCGATGAGGGTAGGCCTATAGAAtacccacaacctccaccagcTCATCAGGCGTTCGCCCAGGCtacccaacagcaacaacaagcacagttacagcagcaacaggcacaacttcctcagcagcagcaacagcaacagcagcagccaaCAGCGTCTTTTGAGGCGTACGCTCACGCTCCACAGGTGTACGCTCGGCCGGCACCATACCCAAGTCCCTCCGTGCCTGTCAGCCACGCCTACAGTGGTCCCACCAAGACCTTCAGTGGGGAGTTTTATCCCTCTGCCCCTACCTATGATCCTCTTCAGCCTCTCCACCCCGAGCAATACCTACGACCTTCCACATCTCACCACTACACTGAAATGGGAGTACCTTCCACTTCCAGCACCCCGCCCATGTCTTTCCTTGGCCGCAAGGGACCCGGAGAACATATTGACCCTGGTCTAATGCGGCTGCATGCTCCTCCTATGAGTGCTGGCCGCCAAGTTTCGGAGCAGAAGCCACAGTCACCAGCACAACTGTGCGCCGTGTGTGGAGACACTGCTGCCTGCCAACATTACGGTGTTCGGACCTGTGAAGGCTGCAAAGGATTCTTTAAACGTACCGTCCAGAAAAATGCCAAGTATGTGTGCCTTGCCGACAAGAATTGTCCTGTTGACAAGCGACGTAGAAATCGGTGTCAGTTCTGCCGTTTTCAGAAATGTCTGGTCGTCGGCATGGTGAAGGAAGTAGTCAGGACTGACAGCCTGAAAGGTCGGCGAGGTCGTCTACCTAGTAAGCCCAAGAGCCCACAGGAGTCCCCCCCGTCACCGCCTGTCTCACTGATCACGGCTTTAGTAAGGGCACATGTCGACACCACTCCGGATGTCTCCAACCTCGACTATTCACAGTACAGAGAACCTTCCAATGGTGCCGAGTCGCCCTCCACGGAGGCAGAAAGAATACAGCAATTCTACTCATTACTCACCTCTAGCATTGAGATCATCCGACACTTTGCAGAGAAAATTCCAGGCTACCATGACTTGGCCCGCGAAGACCAGGATCTTCTGTTCCAGTCGGCATCTCTCGAACTCTTTGTTTTAAGAGTTGCTTATAGACTTGT AAACAACCCCGAAGACACCAAGTTTGTGTTCGACAGTGGCAGAGTACTGCACAGGTCTCAGTGTGACCGCTCTTTTGGGGAGTGGCTACAAGGTATTCTCGACTTCTCCGCCTCGCTGAAAGCAATGGATCTCGACATATCTGCATTTGCCTGTCTCTCAGCACTCACAATCATTACAG AGAGACACGGACTTAAGGATACCAAGAAAGTGGAACAGCTACAAATGAAGATTATCAGCTCCTTGAGAGATCACGTCACCTACAATGCGGAGGCACAGAAGAAGCCCCACTATTTCTCACGCATTCTCGGCAAACTACCCGAGCTGCGGTCCCTCTCTGTTCAGGGCCTACAGCGGATCTTCTACCTCAAGTTGGAAGACCTGGTCCCTGCCCCTCAACTCATAGAGAATATGTTCGTCTCTAGCCTTCCCTTCTGA
- the LOC123746514 gene encoding nuclear receptor subfamily 4 group A member 2 isoform X4 — translation MCCLLRASMLLVEGVDVTQESPIVPDDTPAAPHPPFTPPHSHAHNMLVLQPQQSLLHPSVAEALSASYGLTSSFGDDSLSGTTSDEFKLGTAFTATPAPSYGEGGSEGPFSEVFQAEYLLSAPPLEDLKPVITHPPSGTPPPGSPGHAASTPLSSSAAAAAALPSFQETYSPRYRPLGSAEVFTFKTDEGRPIEYPQPPPAHQAFAQATQQQQQAQLQQQQAQLPQQQQQQQQQPTASFEAYAHAPQVYARPAPYPSPSVPVSHAYSGPTKTFSGEFYPSAPTYDPLQPLHPEQYLRPSTSHHYTEMGVPSTSSTPPMSFLGRKGPGEHIDPGLMRLHAPPMSAGRQVSEQKPQSPAQLCAVCGDTAACQHYGVRTCEGCKGFFKRTVQKNAKYVCLADKNCPVDKRRRNRCQFCRFQKCLVVGMVKEVVRTDSLKGRRGRLPSKPKSPQESPPSPPVSLITALVRAHVDTTPDVSNLDYSQYREPSNGAESPSTEAERIQQFYSLLTSSIEIIRHFAEKIPGYHDLAREDQDLLFQSASLELFVLRVAYRLVNNPEDTKFVFDSGRVLHRSQCDRSFGEWLQGILDFSASLKAMDLDISAFACLSALTIITERHGLKDTKKVEQLQMKIISSLRDHVTYNAEAQKKPHYFSRILGKLPELRSLSVQGLQRIFYLKLEDLVPAPQLIENMFVSSLPF, via the exons GCGTGGACGTGACTCAAGAAAGCCCAATCGTCCCGGACGATACGCCAGCCGCGCCCCACCCCCCCTTCACGccaccccacagccacgcccataaCATGCTCGTCCTCCAACCACAG CAGTCGCTCCTCCACCCTAGTGTGGCTGAGGCATTATCAGCATCATACGGCCTCACATCTTCCTTCGGCGACGACTCTCTCAGCGGGACGACCAGTGATGAATTTAAATTAGGAACTGCATTCACAGCGACACCGGCTCCCAGCTATGGTGAAGGCGGTAGCGAGGGCCCCTTTAGTGAAGTCTTCCAGGCCGAGTATCTGCTGTCAGCGCCGCCCCTGGAAGATCTGAAACCTGTCATCACTCATCCGCCATCTGGAACTCCGCCCCCAGGTTCTCCTGGTCATGCAGCCTCCACGCCCTTGTCATCGTCAGCAGCTGCAGCCGCGGCTCTTCCTAGCTTTCAGGAAACCTATTCTCCACGGTACAGACCGTTGGGCTCTGCTGAAGTTTTCACATTTAAAACCGATGAGGGTAGGCCTATAGAAtacccacaacctccaccagcTCATCAGGCGTTCGCCCAGGCtacccaacagcaacaacaagcacagttacagcagcaacaggcacaacttcctcagcagcagcaacagcaacagcagcagccaaCAGCGTCTTTTGAGGCGTACGCTCACGCTCCACAGGTGTACGCTCGGCCGGCACCATACCCAAGTCCCTCCGTGCCTGTCAGCCACGCCTACAGTGGTCCCACCAAGACCTTCAGTGGGGAGTTTTATCCCTCTGCCCCTACCTATGATCCTCTTCAGCCTCTCCACCCCGAGCAATACCTACGACCTTCCACATCTCACCACTACACTGAAATGGGAGTACCTTCCACTTCCAGCACCCCGCCCATGTCTTTCCTTGGCCGCAAGGGACCCGGAGAACATATTGACCCTGGTCTAATGCGGCTGCATGCTCCTCCTATGAGTGCTGGCCGCCAAGTTTCGGAGCAGAAGCCACAGTCACCAGCACAACTGTGCGCCGTGTGTGGAGACACTGCTGCCTGCCAACATTACGGTGTTCGGACCTGTGAAGGCTGCAAAGGATTCTTTAAACGTACCGTCCAGAAAAATGCCAAGTATGTGTGCCTTGCCGACAAGAATTGTCCTGTTGACAAGCGACGTAGAAATCGGTGTCAGTTCTGCCGTTTTCAGAAATGTCTGGTCGTCGGCATGGTGAAGGAAGTAGTCAGGACTGACAGCCTGAAAGGTCGGCGAGGTCGTCTACCTAGTAAGCCCAAGAGCCCACAGGAGTCCCCCCCGTCACCGCCTGTCTCACTGATCACGGCTTTAGTAAGGGCACATGTCGACACCACTCCGGATGTCTCCAACCTCGACTATTCACAGTACAGAGAACCTTCCAATGGTGCCGAGTCGCCCTCCACGGAGGCAGAAAGAATACAGCAATTCTACTCATTACTCACCTCTAGCATTGAGATCATCCGACACTTTGCAGAGAAAATTCCAGGCTACCATGACTTGGCCCGCGAAGACCAGGATCTTCTGTTCCAGTCGGCATCTCTCGAACTCTTTGTTTTAAGAGTTGCTTATAGACTTGT AAACAACCCCGAAGACACCAAGTTTGTGTTCGACAGTGGCAGAGTACTGCACAGGTCTCAGTGTGACCGCTCTTTTGGGGAGTGGCTACAAGGTATTCTCGACTTCTCCGCCTCGCTGAAAGCAATGGATCTCGACATATCTGCATTTGCCTGTCTCTCAGCACTCACAATCATTACAG AGAGACACGGACTTAAGGATACCAAGAAAGTGGAACAGCTACAAATGAAGATTATCAGCTCCTTGAGAGATCACGTCACCTACAATGCGGAGGCACAGAAGAAGCCCCACTATTTCTCACGCATTCTCGGCAAACTACCCGAGCTGCGGTCCCTCTCTGTTCAGGGCCTACAGCGGATCTTCTACCTCAAGTTGGAAGACCTGGTCCCTGCCCCTCAACTCATAGAGAATATGTTCGTCTCTAGCCTTCCCTTCTGA
- the LOC123746514 gene encoding nuclear receptor subfamily 4 group A member 2 isoform X3 yields MGRELDYRGHTMEDKPPSRSPSPPHSLATLLPVNLSIATTTTQALVVVSTMPPTTTPITVTPVLLTSEVPTSLASLVTCEAPEPPAGTSSDAASPEPQSLLHPSVAEALSASYGLTSSFGDDSLSGTTSDEFKLGTAFTATPAPSYGEGGSEGPFSEVFQAEYLLSAPPLEDLKPVITHPPSGTPPPGSPGHAASTPLSSSAAAAAALPSFQETYSPRYRPLGSAEVFTFKTDEGRPIEYPQPPPAHQAFAQATQQQQQAQLQQQQAQLPQQQQQQQQQPTASFEAYAHAPQVYARPAPYPSPSVPVSHAYSGPTKTFSGEFYPSAPTYDPLQPLHPEQYLRPSTSHHYTEMGVPSTSSTPPMSFLGRKGPGEHIDPGLMRLHAPPMSAGRQVSEQKPQSPAQLCAVCGDTAACQHYGVRTCEGCKGFFKRTVQKNAKYVCLADKNCPVDKRRRNRCQFCRFQKCLVVGMVKEVVRTDSLKGRRGRLPSKPKSPQESPPSPPVSLITALVRAHVDTTPDVSNLDYSQYREPSNGAESPSTEAERIQQFYSLLTSSIEIIRHFAEKIPGYHDLAREDQDLLFQSASLELFVLRVAYRLVNNPEDTKFVFDSGRVLHRSQCDRSFGEWLQGILDFSASLKAMDLDISAFACLSALTIITERHGLKDTKKVEQLQMKIISSLRDHVTYNAEAQKKPHYFSRILGKLPELRSLSVQGLQRIFYLKLEDLVPAPQLIENMFVSSLPF; encoded by the exons ATGGGGCGAGAACTGGACTACCGCGGCCACACCATGGAGGACAAACCGCCCAGCAGGTCGCCCTCGCCGCCACACTCGCTAGccacactcctccccgtcaacctcagcatcgccaccaccaccacccaagcccTGGTGGTGGTCTCAACCATGCCGCCCACGACCACGCCCATCACCGTCACGCCCGTCCTGCTGACCAGTGAGGTGCCCACCTCGCTCGCCTCGCTGGTCACGTGCGAGGCGCCGGAACCACCAGCAGGAACCAGCAGCGATGCCGCGTCGCCAGAGCCG CAGTCGCTCCTCCACCCTAGTGTGGCTGAGGCATTATCAGCATCATACGGCCTCACATCTTCCTTCGGCGACGACTCTCTCAGCGGGACGACCAGTGATGAATTTAAATTAGGAACTGCATTCACAGCGACACCGGCTCCCAGCTATGGTGAAGGCGGTAGCGAGGGCCCCTTTAGTGAAGTCTTCCAGGCCGAGTATCTGCTGTCAGCGCCGCCCCTGGAAGATCTGAAACCTGTCATCACTCATCCGCCATCTGGAACTCCGCCCCCAGGTTCTCCTGGTCATGCAGCCTCCACGCCCTTGTCATCGTCAGCAGCTGCAGCCGCGGCTCTTCCTAGCTTTCAGGAAACCTATTCTCCACGGTACAGACCGTTGGGCTCTGCTGAAGTTTTCACATTTAAAACCGATGAGGGTAGGCCTATAGAAtacccacaacctccaccagcTCATCAGGCGTTCGCCCAGGCtacccaacagcaacaacaagcacagttacagcagcaacaggcacaacttcctcagcagcagcaacagcaacagcagcagccaaCAGCGTCTTTTGAGGCGTACGCTCACGCTCCACAGGTGTACGCTCGGCCGGCACCATACCCAAGTCCCTCCGTGCCTGTCAGCCACGCCTACAGTGGTCCCACCAAGACCTTCAGTGGGGAGTTTTATCCCTCTGCCCCTACCTATGATCCTCTTCAGCCTCTCCACCCCGAGCAATACCTACGACCTTCCACATCTCACCACTACACTGAAATGGGAGTACCTTCCACTTCCAGCACCCCGCCCATGTCTTTCCTTGGCCGCAAGGGACCCGGAGAACATATTGACCCTGGTCTAATGCGGCTGCATGCTCCTCCTATGAGTGCTGGCCGCCAAGTTTCGGAGCAGAAGCCACAGTCACCAGCACAACTGTGCGCCGTGTGTGGAGACACTGCTGCCTGCCAACATTACGGTGTTCGGACCTGTGAAGGCTGCAAAGGATTCTTTAAACGTACCGTCCAGAAAAATGCCAAGTATGTGTGCCTTGCCGACAAGAATTGTCCTGTTGACAAGCGACGTAGAAATCGGTGTCAGTTCTGCCGTTTTCAGAAATGTCTGGTCGTCGGCATGGTGAAGGAAGTAGTCAGGACTGACAGCCTGAAAGGTCGGCGAGGTCGTCTACCTAGTAAGCCCAAGAGCCCACAGGAGTCCCCCCCGTCACCGCCTGTCTCACTGATCACGGCTTTAGTAAGGGCACATGTCGACACCACTCCGGATGTCTCCAACCTCGACTATTCACAGTACAGAGAACCTTCCAATGGTGCCGAGTCGCCCTCCACGGAGGCAGAAAGAATACAGCAATTCTACTCATTACTCACCTCTAGCATTGAGATCATCCGACACTTTGCAGAGAAAATTCCAGGCTACCATGACTTGGCCCGCGAAGACCAGGATCTTCTGTTCCAGTCGGCATCTCTCGAACTCTTTGTTTTAAGAGTTGCTTATAGACTTGT AAACAACCCCGAAGACACCAAGTTTGTGTTCGACAGTGGCAGAGTACTGCACAGGTCTCAGTGTGACCGCTCTTTTGGGGAGTGGCTACAAGGTATTCTCGACTTCTCCGCCTCGCTGAAAGCAATGGATCTCGACATATCTGCATTTGCCTGTCTCTCAGCACTCACAATCATTACAG AGAGACACGGACTTAAGGATACCAAGAAAGTGGAACAGCTACAAATGAAGATTATCAGCTCCTTGAGAGATCACGTCACCTACAATGCGGAGGCACAGAAGAAGCCCCACTATTTCTCACGCATTCTCGGCAAACTACCCGAGCTGCGGTCCCTCTCTGTTCAGGGCCTACAGCGGATCTTCTACCTCAAGTTGGAAGACCTGGTCCCTGCCCCTCAACTCATAGAGAATATGTTCGTCTCTAGCCTTCCCTTCTGA